A single genomic interval of Zobellia nedashkovskayae harbors:
- a CDS encoding KpsF/GutQ family sugar-phosphate isomerase, which translates to MKDSKAILAVAKKTIESESASIHNLGTLLNEEFSDAVNCILESKGRVIVSGIGKSAIIASKIVATLNSTGTPSIFMHAGDAIHGDLGTIQENDVVICISKSGSTPEIKMLIPLIKRGTNKLIAMTGNTESYLANEADFVLNTYVEKEACPNNLAPTTSTTAQLVMGDALAICLLKLKGFSSKDFAKYHPGGSLGKRLYLRVSDIVATNQKPQVHIDADVKKVIVEISEKMLGVTAVTDGNEIVGIVTDGDIRRMLNKYDNISGLTAKDIMSKNPKTISVDVLAIEALELMQEKGISQLLGVDGKKYMGVVHLHNLINEGIL; encoded by the coding sequence TTGAAAGATAGCAAAGCTATTCTTGCGGTAGCCAAGAAAACGATAGAATCAGAAAGTGCTTCCATACATAACTTGGGCACTTTATTAAACGAAGAATTTTCAGATGCGGTAAACTGTATTCTTGAATCTAAAGGCAGAGTCATTGTCTCTGGTATAGGAAAAAGCGCCATTATTGCCTCAAAAATTGTTGCAACATTAAATTCAACAGGTACTCCCTCTATTTTTATGCATGCTGGTGATGCCATTCATGGTGACCTAGGAACCATTCAAGAAAATGATGTTGTTATCTGTATTTCAAAAAGTGGTAGTACTCCAGAAATTAAAATGTTGATTCCGCTTATAAAAAGAGGAACGAACAAATTAATAGCCATGACCGGTAATACAGAATCTTATTTGGCTAATGAAGCAGATTTTGTATTGAACACCTATGTTGAGAAAGAAGCATGTCCAAACAATTTGGCACCTACAACCAGTACTACCGCCCAACTGGTTATGGGTGATGCACTTGCCATATGTCTATTAAAACTAAAAGGGTTCAGTAGTAAAGATTTTGCCAAATATCACCCTGGTGGATCTTTAGGAAAACGTTTATACTTAAGAGTTTCGGACATTGTTGCTACAAATCAAAAACCTCAAGTACATATAGATGCCGATGTTAAAAAAGTAATCGTAGAGATATCGGAAAAAATGCTTGGTGTGACCGCTGTTACTGATGGTAATGAAATAGTAGGCATCGTAACGGATGGCGATATTCGTCGTATGTTGAACAAGTACGATAACATAAGTGGCCTTACCGCCAAAGATATCATGAGCAAGAACCCCAAGACTATTTCTGTAGATGTTTTGGCCATTGAAGCACTAGAGCTCATGCAAGAAAAGGGCATCTCACAATTATTGGGTGTAGACGGTAAAAAATACATGGGTGTTGTACATTTGCACAACTTGATCAACGAAGGCATATTATAA
- the tatC gene encoding twin-arginine translocase subunit TatC → MANQNTKTPDEMSFLDHLEELRWHLIRSVLAVVILGTVAFVMSGFIFDTVIFGPSKMDFPTYRFFCDVATSLGFDSAFCAEKLPFTIQSRTMGGQFSADIWTAIWVGFIVGFPYVLYELWKFISPGLHPNERKHSKGFIFIASFLFFMGVLFGYYVVAPLSINFLGTYQVSEIVLNEFDLDSYISTVRAAVIACGVLFELPIIIYFLTKVGVVTPEILKKYRKIALVVVLILSAVITPPDVASQIIVAVPVLVLYQVSIYISKIVLKKEAKREKKAREKGLKKS, encoded by the coding sequence ATGGCAAACCAAAACACGAAGACTCCCGACGAAATGTCGTTTTTAGACCACTTAGAAGAACTAAGATGGCATTTAATACGGTCTGTTTTAGCCGTAGTAATATTGGGTACTGTAGCATTTGTAATGAGCGGCTTTATTTTTGACACCGTCATTTTCGGCCCCTCAAAAATGGATTTTCCTACCTATAGATTCTTTTGCGATGTAGCTACTTCCTTAGGTTTTGACTCTGCATTTTGTGCCGAAAAGCTTCCGTTTACAATACAGAGTAGAACTATGGGCGGACAGTTTTCTGCCGATATTTGGACCGCTATTTGGGTAGGTTTCATTGTTGGCTTCCCTTATGTTCTTTATGAACTTTGGAAATTTATTAGTCCTGGACTTCATCCTAATGAAAGAAAACATTCAAAAGGCTTCATTTTTATAGCTTCTTTTCTCTTTTTCATGGGCGTCCTTTTTGGATACTATGTAGTAGCTCCATTATCAATCAATTTCTTAGGTACATACCAAGTAAGTGAGATTGTATTAAACGAATTTGACCTTGACTCATATATAAGCACCGTAAGGGCCGCAGTAATAGCATGTGGCGTTCTGTTTGAACTACCAATAATTATTTATTTCTTAACCAAAGTAGGTGTTGTAACACCAGAAATACTTAAGAAGTATAGAAAAATTGCATTAGTAGTTGTTTTGATTCTTTCTGCAGTGATTACCCCTCCGGATGTTGCAAGTCAGATTATTGTAGCTGTTCCCGTGCTTGTGTTATATCAAGTAAGTATTTATATTTCAAAAATTGTACTTAAAAAAGAAGCCAAACGCGAGAAGAAAGCAAGAGAAAAAGGGTTAAAGAAATCGTAA
- the lptB gene encoding LPS export ABC transporter ATP-binding protein → MKLRAENIMKSYRGRKVVKGISLEVNQGEIIGLLGPNGAGKTTSFYMIVGLIKPNGGKIYLDGTDITNFPMYKRAQNGIGYLAQEASVFRKLSIEKNILSVLQLTKLSKKEQLMKMESLIEEFSLGHIRKSRGDLLSGGERRRTEIARALATDPKFILLDEPFAGVDPVAVEDIQRIVAQLKDKNIGILITDHNVQETLAITERSYLMFEGGILKSGVPEDLAADEMVRKVYLGQNFELRKKKLDF, encoded by the coding sequence ATGAAGTTAAGAGCTGAAAATATAATGAAATCCTACCGCGGTCGAAAAGTGGTGAAGGGTATTTCTTTAGAAGTTAACCAAGGAGAAATCATTGGTTTATTAGGACCTAACGGTGCTGGTAAGACCACTTCTTTTTACATGATTGTTGGCCTCATAAAACCAAACGGAGGAAAGATTTATTTGGACGGAACGGATATTACCAACTTCCCCATGTACAAAAGAGCTCAGAACGGAATTGGTTACTTGGCTCAAGAAGCTTCTGTTTTTAGAAAATTAAGCATAGAAAAAAATATCCTCAGTGTATTGCAGCTTACCAAGCTCAGCAAAAAAGAGCAGCTCATGAAAATGGAGTCGCTTATTGAGGAATTCAGTTTAGGACATATTCGTAAAAGTCGTGGCGACTTGCTTTCAGGTGGAGAGCGTAGACGTACGGAAATAGCACGTGCGCTTGCTACAGATCCAAAATTTATTTTATTGGATGAACCATTTGCAGGTGTAGACCCCGTAGCAGTTGAAGATATCCAGCGTATTGTAGCGCAATTAAAAGACAAGAATATTGGTATCCTTATTACCGATCACAACGTACAAGAGACTTTAGCAATTACGGAAAGATCATATCTTATGTTTGAAGGCGGCATCTTAAAATCAGGTGTTCCAGAAGACCTAGCTGCAGATGAAATGGTTCGTAAAGTATATCTAGGACAAAACTTTGAGCTTCGTAAAAAGAAACTTGACTTCTAA
- a CDS encoding CDP-alcohol phosphatidyltransferase family protein — translation MKKYIPNLITLLNVLCGCVATVFAVSNQLEMAALFVFLGIFFDFFDGLAARVLNVQSELGVQLDSLADMITSGLVPGIVMFQLLGMSTSGGWNASDGAIFSFEGISGLLPFLGFLITLGSAYRLAKFNIDENQVSSFVGLPTPANALLILSLPLILLYQNNDALNGIILNEWFLIFMTVLSTYLLNANIELFALKFKTWNFKDNAVRYIFLIVSAVLLLTLKFLAVPFIIVFYVVASLLSNLGTSKS, via the coding sequence ATGAAAAAGTATATTCCCAATTTAATCACTTTATTGAATGTTCTATGTGGATGTGTCGCTACGGTTTTTGCGGTCTCTAACCAGCTAGAAATGGCCGCATTGTTCGTGTTTTTAGGAATTTTCTTTGATTTCTTTGATGGATTGGCAGCAAGGGTGCTGAATGTCCAAAGTGAACTTGGCGTACAGTTAGACTCTCTTGCGGATATGATTACCAGTGGCCTTGTACCTGGAATTGTAATGTTTCAATTATTAGGAATGTCTACAAGTGGTGGTTGGAATGCTAGCGATGGTGCTATTTTTTCTTTTGAGGGTATATCTGGTTTACTTCCTTTTCTTGGTTTTCTAATTACCCTTGGTTCGGCATATAGATTGGCGAAGTTTAATATTGATGAAAATCAGGTTTCTTCTTTTGTAGGTTTACCAACTCCCGCAAATGCACTTTTAATTCTTTCGCTGCCATTAATCTTATTGTATCAGAACAATGATGCTTTAAATGGTATTATTTTAAACGAATGGTTTTTGATTTTTATGACCGTATTAAGTACTTATCTGCTTAATGCAAATATTGAGCTGTTCGCATTAAAATTCAAAACTTGGAATTTTAAGGACAATGCGGTGCGCTATATTTTTCTTATCGTAAGTGCGGTACTTTTATTGACGCTGAAGTTTTTGGCCGTGCCTTTTATCATCGTATTTTATGTGGTAGCCTCTTTATTATCTAATCTAGGCACTTCTAAAAGTTAA
- a CDS encoding Lnb N-terminal periplasmic domain-containing protein, with protein MQLKKILFILLFSFSVLGSAQAPELTPLSKISVITCGPGSELYSTFGHSAIRIEDTSLGINAIYNYGTFDFTTPNFYMKFVRGKLDYTLARQSFPYFLKEYEYENRWVKSQELQLSLAERQELFNFLETNYLPENRDYKYDFFYNNCATKIWDILKEVYGNKLVFNENYLKELHTHRQLIRQKVKINSWSGFGIDLALGSVIDDVATPKEHMFLPDYIMEQLDVAQINGQPLVAESKILLEANSEDNSSSFFASPEFWLIILLIIILVLTYFDFKNNTRRNWLDFILFFSTGLIGLLIIFLWFFTDHSTTAGNFNLLWAFPPNLIIAFIVAQKRGPNWIAKYAIFLAILVVVSGILWMFGLQLFSPLILAIWAALIARYLFLFWSYHKPKIA; from the coding sequence ATGCAATTGAAAAAAATCCTATTCATATTACTTTTCAGCTTTTCAGTTTTAGGTTCTGCCCAAGCTCCTGAATTGACACCCCTGTCTAAGATAAGTGTCATTACCTGCGGCCCTGGAAGTGAACTATATTCTACCTTTGGGCATAGTGCCATTCGTATTGAAGATACTAGTTTAGGTATAAATGCAATATATAATTATGGCACTTTTGACTTTACCACGCCAAATTTCTACATGAAATTTGTTCGCGGAAAGCTAGATTATACACTTGCCAGACAAAGTTTTCCTTATTTCCTAAAGGAATATGAGTACGAAAACCGATGGGTAAAAAGTCAAGAATTACAATTATCATTGGCCGAACGCCAAGAACTTTTCAATTTTCTGGAAACCAATTACCTTCCGGAAAACAGAGATTATAAATACGATTTCTTCTACAACAATTGCGCGACCAAAATTTGGGATATCTTAAAAGAAGTATACGGTAATAAACTTGTTTTTAATGAAAATTACCTAAAAGAGTTACATACCCATCGCCAGTTAATAAGGCAAAAGGTTAAAATAAATTCATGGTCTGGTTTTGGTATTGATTTAGCTTTGGGCTCCGTAATAGATGACGTTGCTACTCCTAAAGAGCATATGTTTTTACCGGATTATATTATGGAACAATTAGATGTTGCTCAGATAAACGGGCAGCCTTTAGTAGCTGAATCCAAAATTTTACTTGAAGCAAATTCAGAAGACAACTCTTCTAGCTTCTTTGCTTCACCAGAATTTTGGTTAATAATACTTCTAATTATTATATTGGTACTAACTTATTTCGACTTTAAGAATAATACCCGCAGAAATTGGTTAGACTTTATACTTTTCTTTAGTACAGGCCTAATAGGTTTACTTATTATTTTTCTATGGTTCTTTACGGATCATAGTACAACAGCAGGTAATTTTAATTTACTATGGGCGTTTCCGCCAAACTTGATCATTGCTTTTATTGTTGCTCAAAAGAGAGGTCCTAATTGGATTGCGAAGTATGCTATTTTTCTAGCTATTTTAGTTGTTGTTTCCGGTATTCTATGGATGTTTGGATTACAACTTTTTTCTCCTTTGATATTGGCCATTTGGGCCGCCCTTATTGCACGATATTTATTTTTATTCTGGTCATATCACAAGCCAAAAATCGCATAA